Genomic segment of Panicum virgatum strain AP13 chromosome 9N, P.virgatum_v5, whole genome shotgun sequence:
TTGCAAAAGGATCATctggtggatcaaatcatgggtgatattagtaagggtgtccaaactcgatctcgcatttcttcattttgtgaacactaTTTTTTGTATCTTTTTTTGAACCTAACcatatagatgaagcatttagagatccggattgggtgaatgctatgcatgaagaattgaataatttcacccggaattaagtttgggatttagttgagaggcccaagaattacaATGTCATTGGCGcaaaatgggtctttagaaacaagcaaaatgaagatggaatggttgtgagaaacaagacAAGATTGGTGGCTCAAGGCTTtgctcaagtcgaaggtttggattttggtgaaacttttgctcccgttgctagattagaagctattagaattttattagcttatgcttgctctcacaacataaagatttttcaaatggatgtgaaaagtgctttcttgaatggcaagattagtgaacttgtttttgttgagcaacctcccggctttgaagatcccaagaagctaAATCATATATACAAGCTCTCataagctctttatggtcttaagcaagctccacgagcttggtatgaaagattgagggactttcttATTTCTaaaggcttcaaaattggtaaggttgacacaaccttgttcactaaagcaattggtaaggatttgtttgtttgtcaaatttatgttgatgacattatctttggttcaactaacccaagtttttgtgaggaatttggtgaaatgatgtctagggagtttgagatgtccataattagtgaattgagtttctttctcggacttcaaatcaagcaacttaAGGAAGgaacctttgtgtgtcaatctaaatatgtgaaggatatcttgaagaaatttggtatggaagatgcaaaaccaatcaaaacTCCTATGGataccaatgggcatctcgacctagatgagggaggtaacccggttgaccaaaagctttaccgttctatgattggtagtttgctttatttgaccgcatctaggcccgacatcatgtttagtgtttgcatgtgtgcacgatttcaagccgcacctagagaatgtcatttaaccgccgtcaaaaggatcttgagatacttgaaatatactcCTAATATTGGCTTATTGTAttccaagggtgctcattttgacttggttggattctcggattcggattatgcggggtgcaaggttgataggaagagcacttccggtggttgtcaatttcctGGAAGGTCTCTTGTTTCTTGGtcttcaaagaagcaaaattccatggctctttcaaccgccgaagcggaatatatttcggccggaagttgttgtgcacaactattatggatgaagcaaactcttcttgattTTGGTGTGAAGTTTGATGAGATTCTATTATTGTATGATAATGAAAGAGCCGTGAAAATTGCAACTAATCCGGTgaaacattcaagaaccaagcatattgatatccgtcatcattttcttagagatcatgtgaacaagggtgatatcaagattgatggtattggcacggatgatcaattagccgatatatttatCAAGccattggatgaatctcggttttgcaagttgagaaatgagctcaatatcattgacttctcaaatgtggcttgaaaactagtgcACATGGCATGTGGTTCTTCTATGCATATTTGGTTtcaattttctgaatttttgaggcatttttgagccatttatgagttttcatgattttactagatttatttttgatttcttgttgaaacttgctcttatgagtctttggaaggttttcatgcaagatttgagatttttagatttttatatgagcaatgatcccaaattggagttggaattgagaaagttggcaaaattcagTGCTGTCAGAAatttggtagcgcggacggtccgcggataagaggcggacggtccgccgttcatgAAATAttgtcaccagaggctctgcagaaagGTTTCAGCCGAAAAATTAtagtggcggacggtccgcctatgGACCGCGGATGGTCCACTGGTCTTCGATGCATCTGGTTGGCTTCGGATACACCAGTGGTTTGCCTACTGAGCAAGTCGTGGACAGTCCGCCATGggtccgcggacggtccgcaggtgttgagaaaattttgaaCAGAGGCAGTTTTCAATGGAGATCTATTGGAATTTTATAAAGGCGGAAGGTCCGCCGTgaggtcgcggacagtccgcacctgcgcagaaaggtggggtcggccagactttgACTTATATGGGGTGTCTCTTTCACCTTTccccaccaaaccgcacacaTCCACCAAAGgctctctcctttctctctcaagcacgtggaaGGAACCTTCAAGGGGGAGGCTTTTTGGcatggttcccggacggtccgagcacatccccggactcttctcaagattctacatcatgtcctctcggtattcCATTGATTCCTCTCATTATAATTGTGGATTTCACCATGAaagaggctagggtttggggtgctccgatctattttttaGCCATGGATTCATGCAAATAGTTGGGGGAACTTGTTCCTAGTGTTGAGGAGATGCTATGgttaaaatttggttggtggatttgatcTAGAACTCAAAATGTGGTTGAATCAAATTGTGGGCGATTTTGAGTTACTGTGCAGAACAGAttggtcgcggacagtccgcctgctgattgcggacggtccgcccttggtttcagtgaaccgcggacggtccgcgttcagtAGTGCGGACGTTCCGCCATTGGCAGATTTTTCAGAGATAGGACAGATTGACATGTATCAACATGGATTGATTCTATTGCTTTGATAATTGTTTTTATTGTTAattcttgatctcaggccacccagGAAGATCCAAAAGGCCACTACATCAAAGATAAAAAAGGCTAGTGCATCAAAGAGGCACAGGGATAGcgatgattttgatgatctggATTATGATCCTAatctcagtgagatggctgcagcatcttcagtgggagatgttGGTGGAgaatcttcagaggaagatgTTGAGGGCCTTGAGGATGATGTTACTGATTTGATGGGGCTTGATCTTGAGAGCAGGCAGTGGACTACTGAGTCATATGCTAATGCAAGGTCTGTAAATCAGCTAAATGAACCTAGTGATACCAATATTCTCTATTTTAGCACTATGGTTCAACAAGATGCATATTTTGGTCATTTGGTCAAGAAAAATGTCTTCAAGTATCAGACCATAGACTTAGCCTATATGAGATCACAGCCTGTCATGACTGAACTAGTTGATAGATTTGAGGCTATAGGGTTAGGAAACTTCTTGCAGCATAGATGTGATTGGAATGAGACTGTTATTCGCCAGTTTTATGCCACACTAGAAATCAACATGGTAGAAGAAAAGATATGGTGGAAAACTGGAAAGAGGACTTACTATGCCACATTTTCTTAGTTTGCTGCAGCTAATCAGTTGGATTATGATTTCATCACTAGTGAACAAAGTGTGAATGTTGTTTTGGAAAATTCACTTGATGAGAATGACTATcccatgtactatgagcctGCAAATGTTGGTATTGCTAGGAGTTTTGGGGGTATTCAGGGTCTAAGGCATCATCCTGCTGTGATTAATAAGATTgtcagagtcacattcatgccaaagagtggcaacaaggacaagattagagagctctattggaatgtgatatctcatgtcatgaacGGAAATAGAATAAATGGCATTGCTCTTATTATGGATCAGCTGGCAGATctgaggcttaacatggagatgaacctGTATTTTGCTCCATACTTTATGTCTATCATCAAGGTCAAGTCTAATATAAGAGGGATATGTGAgagcaagcacactcctttcaggccattcgAGAATGACActgcttttcttttgaggcctttgactcctttcctaggagatgatatggatgctgaagcacaggggcaggatggtgatgatgatagtgatgatgatgctcacatgggagcagctaCAGCTCAGCAGGCCATGCCACCACCATAGCCTCcagtacagcagcagtgggctcctccagctagATACTTTGATCCATATTTTGCTTCCATGCAGCAGAGCATGTCCTCTTAGATAGCAGGGTTGGCTAGCCAGATGGAGAGTCAGATGACTCTTGGcttccagaacatgcagcagcagttcTTCCCGCCCATGATGACTCAGATGCAGGGGGTCCAGGAGAGTCTACACTCTGATATAGCAGCTTTGGAATCACGCTTTGAGGATATGCCGTcatccgagcagtttgagcagcttgagcagaggcagcagcagctagagcagcgctttgacACTTTCAGCTCAGCCTTCACCGGATTttctgaccacttctactcggtgttcccggctccagtgccgcctccatagttctacccgcaccagtcgttctacccaccaccacctcctccaccgccgatggattgactttcttggcaattgatgccaaataGGGAGATGGAGCTTTGGAGTgatgcttggatctagggggagctcatggacttcattGGAGATCATTCGCTTTTGCTTCCGCTTGCTACTTTGATTCCTTTTGTGTTGAACTTTATTCGTGTCGAACTATGTTGCATTGCATGTTTATGCTTTCTGTCTTGCATGGACTCGGTTTGTGATTTGTGGTTgaatttgaacatttggtttgtaatatgtgatgaactatgttggtttgtgatactcttatctatttatgtttatttttgtggattattgaggttgtgctaaccatgtcaaaattcatatcatatatatatcttgtatcttgtatgcctcgatttccacttgtaggggaaactccgtcaaaattttcaaatatatatatatgtactcttggtattcattcaaatttataagcacatatcaagggggagttctttctactcatcgaacttaggagaatttattcataccatattctgaaattttaaagaaaaatgagtaagttcttccaaagttcaattccaagtccacatTATGCCTTGTGtgtaaagttgacttgaacacttttatcactccaaattttagtgttgtcatcaattaccaaaaaggggggattgaaagcatctaggcccctaattcaagttttggtaattaatgacaatggtttgtggattaatgatttcatttgagataatgagcataggttggtccacggatgaaagggatttggttgtgaacgtgtggAGATTTGGAGATGATCTGCAAAGCTCGGGCACAAGGCAAAGGTATCAAATAGGGATTTTGCAATTTTACCGATCACAaggtgtttagtggatgaaaagtaatcggatttgttggatagatagccgtactatcaagaggggtcgtgtactcgtgcctgacgggtctttagtggcattttgctcaaaatgtctagatgcatgcatgagggctaacggtgTTTTGAAAAGGTTGGAATAAgatcaagtttgagagctgactgcacaagtGTGGACAATCCGCCCCTGtagtgcggaccgtccgcactcgcaccagagagcatgtttggctctggtgggATTTCAAATTGGCTGgaggacagtccggcccagggggggcggacggtccgccacacTAATCAAATTTGTACCAGACACTTGTGGTGTCTCTGGTGGAAAAGCAAGTTGAacggcagacggtccgcccctggggcgcggacagtccgccgctCATTTCAagttttgtaccagagaggttgtttctctggtttgggcttaatggttgaatggcggacggtccgccggctaatttcattttgtaccagagacgatgtttgcCTCTGGTGGTTCAGAACATTGaaccgcggatggtccgcccctgggcgcggacggtccgccagggctccaacggctagttcagaCACACAAtgattgcactctgactcactggtttataacggcggacagtctggtttttgaaccgcggacggtccgcgattttgTAGAAAatagtgtaacggctagttttttaggggatgtctatatatacccaatgcccggcctttgggaggctctcttggccatttggactgcatacttgacactatagagctaaggcatccctctctcacacacacttgcttagatatttcattcttgagagtgtgagagcatcctagtgcattgcatcaagattttgagctttgtggcactagggaaacttcaagcaagcgtcatcgacttgttactcttggaagttgccgctccctagacggcttggagaagaggatttcgtggagctcctccaaggagattgttgaggagccccaatttcggttgtgagaggtcttgtgctcacctcaccggagtggtgaagagcaactctagtggaatcgaggtgtggagcggttccttgattcaagccggctcaagatcaagaggttcttgatagaggaacAGTTGATttttggaatccacctcaacgtagattaggggtgaccggcaagtcatcgacaccacgggataaaatcttgtgtcaagctcggttattACTTTGCTCATTTCATTTCTTATATCTacatttgagcaatttacttttctagagcttgaattgtatcttgtcaccaTAGGTTGTAAACCCAACTAGAGttagtagtagcatgacattgggctttcttttgttattaattaagtttctctagtgttgttggttttagattttaaaccgcctattcacccccctctagtcggtgttcttgatcctataAGAGGGCGGCGCACCCGAACCAGCCACACCAGCAGGAGTGGAGTTCGTGTCTCCACCAAGCCGAGGCGTCGACCTCGACAATGATAACGATGATGGTGATCCACTACATTTCAGGAAGCTGGATGATCTTTATGCCAGTGGTGTTGCTcttgaggaggccgaggaggtagcagcTTGGGGGGAGCTGCTGTGGCTGTCGGTGACGGGGAGCCGGCCACATTCGAGGAGGCCAAACGTGAGCAGTGCTGGCTCAAGGCCATGAAGGAGGAGATGGCTTCCATCGAGCAGAACAACACCTGGAAGTTGGTGAATCTTCCTCGGTGTCACAAGCCAATTGGGctcaagtgggttttcaaagtCAAGCACTAAGCCCGCCTCGTCGCAAAGGGGTATGTCCAGCAACATGGGGTGGATTTCGGTGAAGTGTTCGCCCCTGTTGCTAGGATGGAATCGATCCGGATGCTGCTGGCTGTTGCTGCGCAAGAGGGCTGGTTTGTGCATCACATGGATGTCAAGTCAGCCTTCCTCAATGGTGAACTCGAGGAGGAAGTTTATGTCCAGCAGCCACCGGGTTTCACTGCTGCCGGACATGAGGAGAAGGTGTTGAAGCTGAACAAGGCACTGTATGGGCTGCGGCAAGCTCCGCGTGCGTGGAACATGAAGCTTGACAGTAGCCTGCGCGACATGGGTTTCACATGGTGCGCCAGCGAGTACCTGTACACGAAGGGGCTGGCAGCgtcgcgtgtggtggcggccgtcTACGTGGATGACCTCATCATCACTGGGGCAAATTCAGTGATTGTTGAAGCATTCAAGGAGGAGATGCAGCAGAACTTCCGTATGAGTGACCTTGGCCTTCTATCATTCTATCTGGGGATCGAAGTGAAGCAAGGAATGGCTGCCATCACTCTTGGACAGGCAGCTTATGCTAGGAAGTTGCTTGAGAAGGCGGGCATGAAGAgctgtgaaagtgatcgggtgctctagcctaagagggtgagggggtgaattaggcactaataaaaacttagacctatggctccaactagtttgcacaaaacttaaactaaaacatgctatctagatgtgcaactaggtagttctagtgtgaaacccctatcccaaaagagtttagcaacctatagcctttcctatcaagaaactattctatgaaagtaaaggcacacaaaatgctagtatgaaatgcggaagcttaatgagcgggataggagatagcaaactcttgacgcgggtgtttatcccttggttcggttagccacaaaggcacacctacatctacgttgttgtagcactcactaagagtattgatattcggccaccaagtctcttccgtgaacacaatcacggtcaccttggccccgggttccactaaggagcttctccacaaaggatagggtctccacgtcccccgcacaaagatatcgtcgccgctccacaccaagtcggagggtcgatgacattgccggcgagcttcacgctccaaggtgccggtgcaccaagctcttgttttggtttgcTAATGAACCACAACACAAAGGCTTGAAGCCTTaaaatctcactcactaagagctaatcctttacacaacactctcaaagtgtgctaagggctaaggatatgatcttgatgcttttctatggcttggagatgttcttgagtgtgtgtgagATGTCCagtaactccagcaagcttcaaacggtcagcagaaaatctgtgtatcatcggatgaaccgatgcctctggcatgggtagcgtcggttcatccggtcactctaagcacgaagtagccgttgaacttctgactactgacacagtgaccaccggttgaaccgatgcttgcccgtcggttaaaccggtcactcacagccttcttctcttctgctgacgtcaatgcaccgacgcaatactccgatgcaccgtcggttgaaccggtgctgaagaaacttcttctgggcacttgacatcgtctctggtacatagTACGCCCAaagcaccgatgccctttcttggaccgtcggttcaaccggtgcctataggctgacttggcttcgactcccttctgcaccaaacatcatagcatcggttcttccgacaagcgtcggatgcaccgatgcttaggcatcggttcttccggtgctcctgatccgaagagctttcagggccagatatttcttttgttgtgggaTATGTCAGCAGGTTTATGGAGAAGCCCAGGCAAGAACATCTGGCAGCAGTCAAGCATTTGTTGCACTATATTGCAGGCACAGTGGATTTTGGGATTGTTTACCCAATGTTGTCAAATGGCAATAACAAGCTGATGGGCTACAGCGATAGTGATTTTGGGGGAGACATTGATGACAGGAAGAGCACTACAGGGGTAATCTTCTTTATGGGTGAGATGCCAATCTCTTGGCAATCACAAAAGCAGAAGGCAGTGGCTCTTTCTACATGTGAAAGGCAGTGGCTCTTTCTACATGTGAAGCTGAATACATGGCTGGTGCAGCAGGGGCATGCCAGGCCGTGTGGCTTGCAAGGCTACTGGGTGATATTATGGGTGCTAACATCCAGCAGCCTGTTCTGAAGATGGATAACCAATCAGCCATTGCTCTGAGCAAGAATCCCATTCTCCATGATAGAAGTAAGCATATTGATACTAAATTTCATTACATTCGCAAGTGTGTGGATGATGGGAGGATTTGCCTGGACTACGTGAGCACTCAAGAGCAGCTTGCTGATGTTCTGACGAAGTCAATCGGGCGCGCAAGGTTCTGTGAGCTTCGTGATAGAATTGGCATCGTCTAGCTGAGGTAAACCGAGCATGTATTAGGGGGAGATTGTTGGATAATTCAGGCTCGGTTAGTTAGTTTGCATGGCTTAGCTAGAATAAAGGAGCTCATTTTTGAGCGCGTCCATGTACAGGCCACTCTGCGTGGATTCATGCAATGGCTCTCCTTGTTTTCAGTTGAGTCGTAGGCATAGAGGAGGTGGTGATCAGGTCTCTGGGTCGTGGGATGGCGCGGCCGAAGTGGAGGCGTGAGAATCGCAGCGTCGTGGACTCGTTTAGTCTGTTAGTTTTCTTTGTAATAGCTACTATATATTGTTGATCAATACATGGAAAACGCCTGTTTGTTGGGCACCAAAACTACCGTGTGTTTCTACTGCCATCTCGCGTGTGTGCGTGCGTTCTCTGTGTGTTCCAGGGTGTGTTCATCGTCTCCGGCGACGGGCGTCGGCGCGTTGAAGACTACAGCGCTCGCGTAGTGGCAGCACGCCGGCCTCTGAGGATGACGCAATGGTCAGGCGGGCCATGGAAGCCACTGACCCTGAGGAGGTCAAGAGGGTGGGGAAGGAGTGGAACAGGAATGGTTGCTTGGAGGAGGCCCTCAAGCTCTACGACCGCCTGACAGAGGCTTAGCCGTGGGCCAGCACCACTGGCCGGACGAGCTCAAGCTCCGCCACGAACCAGTGTCACTGGGCAAGCGAGCTGCAGCTCTACCGCAGGCCAGCACCGCTCAAGCTCCGCCGCATGCTAGCGCCTCCGGCCCAGCGAactggagaggggagggggggggggggggtagtggAGGCAGGCGTAGGGTGAGATGGGAGGACTAGGAGAGAAGAGACAaagggagaagggagaagagagtagggctgacaggtgggtcccatcGTCATGTGGCGTCTGCGTCACCAAAATCTCTGACGAAAATCGTTCGATGGCCAAATATGAACAGTTATAAAAGTTGGTTTGTTGCGGATGCCTGATTTTAGAGTTGCATCAAATCCGGACGCAGTTGATAATTTGATGctaaaaatggactttttccaaaataaaTTATGAACAATTGAACATCGCGGGATCCAATTATATTGTTGCATACATGTACCATATACAAAGGCGCAAATATGCAAATCCAAGTGCGAAGAAAACAACATTTCTCCTTTACTGCTTGAATTTCCGTTGTAAGTGCCAAAGCTCCAATAATGTATCTATTGGATCTACAAGACTGTTATTCACCATTTCAAACTAACGAAGAGCAAATTACAAAACAATATCATTGCCTAAGAACGCTGTTAGAGCTGAAAACGAAGTTCTCCTCTCCTGCGATCGTTGAGGTGAGCCGTCCTGCTGCCCACCCATTGTTTACGACTCTGGCAGCGCTCTTTGCTGGATCGCCTATAACCTGGCTACCCTCAACAACCTTGTCGAATTCCGGGAGGCCTTTCTCCTTTCGCTCCTTTCTCCTCCTCCTGTCCTCGTCTCTTTCTTTCCTCAACCAACTCTCCACAGTTCTCTGAAATGCAAACGCAAATATGATGAATGACCATGGTGTGCTAAAGCTTACTGGTTCATATGGATGGATGCTACTTACCATAAGAGACAACTGGCTCATTTCTTTCACTTTTTCCAAAGGCAGTGCTAATTGCAGCTTCCCATGAGCAATGTAAACCTGAAATACAACAACAATAATTATCATTATGTCCGTAACTCCACAGGAATTACTTGAGCTTATAAACAATGAGATACATGAGAGCTTACAACGTGTGTTGGCCAATCATCAAGACCATCAAAAATATGTGTGGCATAGATGATTGTTGCACCTCTTTCATCACATTCCTGCTTAAGATATGTCaacagatttgatcttgccaACACATCCAGGTCAACTGTGATCTCATCAAGGAGGAGAACCTGCATTGCAGTTTCCTTTATCAACATCTCAACGTGTAGATGGGAACATGATCAATCCTTTTGATGACATGGAAAACGAAAGTAAACCTTGAATGGCTTAAGAAGTCCCATGCAAATCTGGACTCGTCTCCTCTGACCATCTGATGCCTTGTGCATGCGCCAAGCAAGGTCAATGTCTAATATCTGAAACGTGACAGCAAGGAAGATGAAGAAAACAAGCCATTATGCAGACCAAGGACATAATTGACTAGGCTAAAGTTTAGGTCTATTGAATTATGAATCAACACATACTCCAAAGAAGTCAAGACTTGCAAGCTAGCATATAAAAAATCAATAAGAGCTCAACGCTAAGGATATTAATCTCACCTAATTATCAACAAAATTGAAGTGCAATGTCATTTAACCTTAGCGCTTACGTGCGTTCAGCTTACAAAGTTAAGTGTTTTTCCCACATGTTTGCATAGGTAAAGGTGACATGAAcattaagatttttttttctgttgttCTCTCAGGGAACAATGAAAGAGTTTGCATTTGCAATTGGGTGTTTCTAATCCCCCGAGCCCTTGCAAATACAACAGAAATATGAACAATGCATCATGCAATCAGATACATTGACGCTTATTTGTGATATCGATTAGCTTTCATAAATGGTACTGCATTTATAAGCAGAACGCATGTTATATGCTTACTTCATAAATTAAGTGTTGAATCCAGAACAGCAAGCATTCGAGGCACAAACCAGTACACAAATAGCCACAACTATTGTTTTCCAGTAGCTGATGACCAGTGAGAAAATGTCACCAACTCACCATACTCTGGCCATGTGAAACGAGGGATACCAGATATACAATTACATGGAAAAGTTTGTGGAAGCACTAGGTTAAAAATAACTGAATTTGAATCCCAACATGCCAAACAACCATTCTACACATTCGAAATTTGGACTGAATAAACATATGTTTTATTGGAAGTGAGCTAATAAATAACTAGAACTAATCGGTATTAGCATAAAACTATGTTAAAACTTGAAAGAGCAGTTTTCTAAAAATTGTATCTGAAAAAATGACATGAGCGCTGC
This window contains:
- the LOC120691775 gene encoding ABC transporter I family member 20-like produces the protein MAPTVEISHLSFTYPGIDGRPPPGAPPLIEDVCFSLDAGQRCLLLGSNGAGKTTILKILGGKHMVDPSMVRVLGRSAFHDTALTSSGDLCYLGGEWRRDVAFAGYQVNIQMDISAEKMIFGVAGVDPKRRDELIKILDIDLAWRMHKASDGQRRRVQICMGLLKPFKVLLLDEITVDLDVLARSNLLTYLKQECDERGATIIYATHIFDGLDDWPTHVVYIAHGKLQLALPLEKVKEMSQLSLMRTVESWLRKERDEDRRRRKERKEKGLPEFDKVVEGSQVIGDPAKSAARVVNNGWAAGRLTSTIAGEENFVFSSNSVLRQ